Genomic segment of Myxococcales bacterium:
CTGACCAACTTCGGGAACCCCTACATCTACGTGGTGGACGCGAACTTCGAGAACACCGGAGAGCTGCTCTTGTCGCACGACCACCAGGGTGTGGATCTGCGGGCTGATTACGCAAAAGAAACCCTGCAGGCGCTGGTCCGCATCTGGAAGCGCCCTGTCGTGCTGGCCACGGTGCTCGACAACAAACCGTCGCTCTTGCGCTTCGATGGCAAGGAGCACAGCGTCAAGACGGATGCGACGCCGTGAGCCGTCGATGAGCGAGTCGCGCTGGGGTTTGTTTCTGCTGCTGGCTGCTGCGCCGTTCATCGCTTGCGGCGCCGGGGCCGAGAACGCCGACGCTCGGGGCGCACCACCGCCTCCGCGACCGAGCGGTGAGCCGGCCCTCTACTCGGACCTGCACAGCCCAGGTCCGAACCCCGGACCGCTCGGCAGCGCGCCCGCCTGTGCGCCCGGCGCACCTTGCACTCCGCCAATCGCGGCGAGCGGCACGCCGAACAGCGCTCCACCGCCTACGCCCCCCCCGGAGCCGCCCCGCGCGGGGAAGATGCCGGGCGGGCTCTCTCGCGGGACCGGAGATGCCCTCGATGCGGAGCTCTTCGAGGGTGACAAGGCCTACGTCAACGATCAGCTCGCCCTCGCGAAACAGCACTTCACGAAGGCAAAGAAGCTCGCGCCGAAGGACCCGGCTCCGGAGATCGGTCTGGTGCGCGTGCTCCTGGCCGAGTCCGGTGTGGCCACGGATTTTGCGGTAGCGCCGAAGGACAAGCGCATCCTTGCCCTCGAGAAGCGAGTCAGCGCGGTGATCAAGGCAAACGCGGACTACGGTCCGGCCCGGGTCGACCGCGGCCGACTGCTCTTGATCCTGGGACAGGCGGACAAAGCGCTCGCGGAGCTCGAGAAGGCCGTTGGGCTCGAGCCGAACGATCCGGAAGCGCACTCGGCGCTCGGCGTGGCGCTCTTGGCGACGGGCAAGGCAGAGCAGGCGCTCGCGCGCTTTCGTCGGGCGGCGGAGCTGGACCGCGACAACCCTGCGCGCCTGGGCAACCTCGGCACGGCGCTCATGATGCGTGGTCAGGTCGAAGACGCCATCAAGGCGTACGAGCGCGCGGCGGCGCTCGCGCCGAACGACGCGCGTGCGCGCGGCGATCTGGGGACCGCGTACCTGGCAGCGAACAAACCGGACCTGGCGCTTCCGCACCTCGAGGCCGCCGTGAAGCTGGCCCCAGACCGGGCGACGTTCTTGTCGAACCTCGGCTACGCGATGCAGCAGCGCGGTCAGCTCGACAAGGCCATCGCCACGTATCGCCTGGCGCTCAAGAAGGACAGCAAGCTCGGGTCGGCCTGGATCAACCTGGGCACGGCGCTCGCGCAGAAGGGGGAGCTCGACGAGGCTGAGGCCGCGTTCAAGAAGGCCGCGGCCATCGATCCGAGCGACCCGCGAGTGAAGGCAAACGTCGCGGAGCTCGAAGAGCTGCGGAAGAAGTCGAAAAAGCCCTGAACCGCGGCGAGAGCTGCTCGGAAAACACTGTCAGCCAACACCGCTGGCGGCGAAACGCAGACAAATCCCGGGCATCGCGCCACGCGCGGTGTTCTCGCGCCGGACAATGCAGCGCGAAAGCCGCGGATTTTTCGGCGGCACGGCTCTTGAAGAGAGAGCCCGGTGTGAAGCACTTTTGCGGGTTCGGGCTGATGCTGGTCTTGGCGGGCTGCAGCGCGAGTGAGCCGCCCGGGGACCACGCGGCAGACGACGATCTGCTGCAGGAGGTCGGCGAGGCCGTGACCTGTGGCCCGAGCCTCCAGCGTTACCCGGTGGCGGGTCCCCACAATGGCGGCTACGACGCGAACGCTCTCAATTACACCTGTCCCGCCCACCCCGGGAGCTCACCGGACAACTCGGACTACATCGGCGGCAGTCACTACGGCAACGACATCTTCGGCCCGAAGGGCACGCCGATCGTCGCGCCGGTGAACGGCACCATCGTCAAGGCGGGCTGGAACACCGTCGGGGGCAACCGCGTCACCGTCCAAGACGGTTGCGGCTGGAGTTACTACCACGCCCACCTGACCACGATCGCGGTGAGCGAGGGGCAGAAGGTGAGCGCGGGCCAGGTGATCGGCACGCTGGGCAACACCGGCAGTGCGTCGGGCACGTCACCCCATCTTCACTTTTCGATCTACCCGGGCGTCTACGAGCAGGGCATCGATCCGTTTCCGCACCTTCAGGCGGTGGATCACACCTCCTGCCCGCAGCAGTGCAAACCACACTGTGAGGGCAGCAAGATCGTGAGCGCTGACTGCGGAGTCGGCGACTGCGGGGTCTACGGCGCGACCTGCGTCGATGACGCCAAGGGTGTGCGCTGCGCGAGTGTCTTCTGCCCCGCGGTCGGTCAGAAGAAAGTTTGTGTCAACGACAAGCTGATCGGTGACTGCAACGACGGCGCCATCTCGACGGGAGACTGCTCGGTGTACGGCGCGGGCTGTGTGTCGGACGCCAAGGGTGCCCGTTGCGTGGTGGTGTTCTGTCTCGACAAACCCACCGTTGCGCACGACGTGTGTCTACCGGACGGCCAGCTCGCTCACTGCAACGACCTTGGCGGGATCACCACGGAGAAGTGCCCCGCAAGTGCGCCCTGCACCCAGGGTGGTGGCAGCGCGCAGTGCGGCGCTCCGAAGCCCTCGCCGGGTGGTGGGGGTGCATCCGGTGCGAGCGGAAGTGCTGGGGCCGCGGGCGATGACGGTTCGGGTGGAGCCGGCGGCGCGAGCGGCGGCGCCTCAGGCGGAAGTGGCGGCAAGGCGGGCGGCGCGGGTGCGGCGAGCGGTGGCTCCGCGGCGATCTCACCGAAGTCCGGGACGACCGAGCTCGATGAGGGATGTTCAGTCACCGGTCCGGGTCAGCGACGCTCGAGCAAGGGCTGGCTCGTCCTCGCTGGCTTGCTCGCAGCCGTACGACGCCGCGACCGCGGCGGCGCGCCAGGCGTGGGCGCCGAGCACGGTTGAACCAGCGCCGGCGCGGGAGCTACAGGCACTGCCCCGGCGATTCGAGCATGCCGCACTCGTAGGGGCACGGGCAGACGCTCACGCCGACGCACTTCTGACCCGCTGGACACTCCTCGGTCTTCCAGCAATGCCCGATCACGGGCTGTTTGCACACGCCGCTGACACAGGGTGAGTAGGCGTAGTCGCCACAGTCGTTGTCCGTCTTGCAGCAGTAGTCGGTGGGCGCCATGCACGACCCGAGCTGGTCTGCCATGCAGTCCGCGCCGCACGGACACGCCGACGCGCCGATGCACATGCCGTACGGACAGTCCCCGTCTTGCCAGCACTTCATGGGAGGTGGCTTCTCTCGGCACACGCCCGCTACCCACTGCAGTGGGAGCTGAGGCGGACCATTCGGTGGGGATGGGTTGGTTCCGCAGTCCGTGTCGTCCTTGCAGCAGAACTCGCCGGCGTAACCGCCGGCGCCGGCGAACCCCGCCGCGCCTCCCATCGAGCCCCCGAAGCCGGCCGCGCCGCCGTAACTCCCGGCGCCCGCTGCACCGCCCGAGCCCGCGCCGGCTCCTGCCCCCGCCGCGCCGCCCGCGCCTCCTGTCGCCTCACCCTGGGTGACCGAACCGCCGCAGCCGATGAAAAAGAGCGCCCCCATCAGGGCCGAGAGCTTGCGCATGCAGCACGAGTTTGCAGTGGGCATGCCAGCGTGACGCCGGCTCGAGCGCCGCGATTTCCGCTGCTTCGACCGGCTCGAGCCGGAGCTGTGCCAGCGGGTGGCACAAAAACCGGGACGCGGGCGGCAGGGCTCGGAAGCGGCTTCGCCCGCGGGCCTCGCCGGGCTTGACCCTGCCGGAGCGGCGGGCGAATACTTCGCACGCGAAACAATTCGCCGCGGAGCCCAAGACGGTGCGTTCGAGCCCAAAACCCAGCCTCGCCGAGCAACCGGAGCTCGACTCCATCGTCGAGGCGATCCTGTATCTCTACACCGAGAGCCGGCGCATCACGAAGGACGTCGCGGCGCGACACGGGGTGACTGGACCGCAGCTTGCCGTGGTGAAGATGCTGGAGCCGGTGGGCAAACTCTCGCTGTCGGAGCTCTCGTGGAAGATCCGCGCGCGCAACAGCACCGTGACCGGCATCATCGACCGCATGGAGCGCGAGGGGTTGGTCGAACGCCGGCGCTCTGAGGACGACCGGCGGGTGATCCACATCACACTGACCCGAAAAGGTCATCGGCTCGCGGCCGACATCCCGGTGGAGCCGGTGCAGATCTTCCGGCAGATCTTGGGTGAGCTGAGCGCGCGGGATGCCGCCGAGCTCAGCCGAATCCTCACACGTTTGGCTCGCCGTGTGCGCGAGCTGGTCGAAGAGAAAGGTGAAACCGTATGAGCACCAGTCGTGACAAGGGCACTCGAGATCCAGACATCTGTGTGGTCACCTGCGCGCTGACGGGTGTGCTGGCCAATCGCAGCCAGTGCCCGGGCATCCCGTACACACCGGCTGAAATCGGGGAGGAAGCCCGGCGCGCCTACGAGGCGGGCGCATCCGTGGTGCACATCCACGCGCGTAACGACGACGGTTCTCCGACCTTCAGCCCCGCGGTGTTCGCGAACATCCGCAAGGAGGTGCGCGCCCGGTCGCCGATCATCCTGAACTACTCCACCGGCACGATGAGCGACGACGTTTCCGAGCAGAGCACGTACATCCGGGAGACCCGCCCCGAGATCGCCGCCCTCAACATGGGCACGATGAACTACTCGAAGTACTCGGCGAAGCGCAAAGACTTCGTCTTCGACATGGTGTTCCCGAACACCTACGAGAAGATCATCAAGCTGCTCTCGGCCATGAACGAAGCCGGGGTGAAACCCGAGCTCGAGTGCTTCGACAGCGGACATACCCACGGCGTCTGGCCGCTCGTGGACATGGGGGTGTTGAAACCGCCGCTTCAGTACTCGTTCATCGTGAACGTGCTCGGCGGAATTCCGCCGCTCGTCGAGTCACTGCAGCTCCAGAGCAAGCTCACCGTGCCGGGCAGCGAGTGGGAGGTGATCGGGATCAGCCACGGGCACTGGAAGATGCTGGCCACGGCGCTGGTGCTCGGCGGGAACATCCGCACCGGGCTCGAGGACCACCTCTACCTGCCGAACGGTGAGATGGCGAAGTCCAACGGCGACATGGTGGAGACCGCCGTGGGGCTCGTCCGCACCGTCGGCCGCAGGCCCGCGACCGTGGACGAGGCCCGTCAGATCTTGAATTTGTCTCGGGTGTCGTGATGGAGGCGCGCGAGTACAAGACCCTGCTCGTTGCCAGCGATGGCGGCGTCGCGACCGTCACGCTGAATCGCCCGGAACGCCGCAACGCCATCGGCACCCAGATGGTCAACGAGCTGGTGTGGGCGCTCGACGACGCGCGGGACGACGAATCGGTGCGGAGTGTGGTGCTCACCGGGGCTGGCAACTCGTTCTGTGCCGGCGGCGACTTCCAGCAGATGACGGCCGGCAGCGAGGCGGGGGAGCTGCCGTTCAAGGGTGACTACAAGGACTTGCTCTTGCGCCTCTGGCGTGGAGACAAACCGACGATTGCTCGCGTGAACGGGCACGCCATGGGCGGCGGTCTTGGCCTGGTGGCCGCCTGCACCTTCGCCGTCGCCGCGTCTGACGCAAAGCTCGGCACGCCGGAGATCAAGGTCGGGCTCTTCCCCTTCATGATCATGGCTCTGCTCGAGCGCTTGATGGGGAGACGCGCGCTGGTCGAGATGATGCTGTCGGGCAAACACATGAGCGGGGACGAGGCGGCGCGGCTTGGCCTGGTGAACAAGGCCGTTCCCGCTGCCGAGCTCGACGCTGCGGTCGCCGAATACACCACGATGCTCGGGCAGAAGAGCCCGAACACCCTGCGGCTCGGGCTGACGGCGCTCCGGGACACGGAAGAGATGACGCTCGACGAAAAGCTCCCCGTCCTCGAGCAGCGGCTGCACGAGTGCCTCGCCACCGACGACGCGCGGGAGGGGCTGATGGCCTTCTTGCAGAAGCGCGAGCCGAGCTGGACGGGGCGCTGAGCTCAGCGCACGCCGCTGCCAGCCAGCGCGAACAGACCGAGCAGCGCAGCGATGTCGACCTCGAACAACAAGGACCGGCTGCTCATGCCGCGTCCGTCGAAGCTCGAGTCCAGGCGCAGTCCCCCGCGCAGGTCGTAGAGGTACGCGGGGAGCACGACGTCGGTGAAGACCCCGGCGGCCAGGCGCCGTTGGTTGTCGCCGCCTTCACTGCTGCCTCGGCTACCCGCGTAGGCGCCGACACGAAAGTCGATCCAGTCGGCGGACGCGAAGGGCACCGCGAAGGCTCCGCCCCACGATGAGAGCGAGTGGGTCTGTGCGTCGATCAACGTGTCGATGTAAACACCGACGCCGACGCCGCGACCGCTATCGGTCGGGTAGACGCTAACCGAACCGCGAAAACCCCAGGTGAAACCTTGCAGTTGTTCGCGGCCACCGGTGCTGCCGAACGGCATGGACACGTTGGCGCGCACGGGCCAGGCGGGTGGAGCTTTGTCTGCGCGAGCTTCCGGGGCTGCCGAGCCTGCGGCCAGGAAAAACGGGAGCCAGAGCCAGCGCGCGGCAACCCGCTTCACACTCGAACCCACCCCTCGAGCAGAGCCCGCTCGGAGCTGAAGAGCGCGACCACTGCGTCCATCACCAGACGCACGCGCACCGTGTGCTGGTGATCCGGCGGGATGACGAGGACGGGCCGCGGCGCCCAGCGAGCCGGCGCGGCGAAGCGCCAGGAGGAAGCGCAGATCGTCCCAATTCACGGCCACATTTGCCATGGTGGGCTGGGTCTGTCGATCTGTGCAAGGGGGCGATGCGAACTCTCCGTCTCTGCGGGCGTGGGCGTCTCCGGTACTCCTCTCGAGGCCAGCAAGGGGCTGGCGAAAAGAGGAGGACGAGACTCATGCAGACCCAGACCAACACTCAGAAGCAGCTCCCGAAAGCCGCCGTCGTCATCACCCACGACGTCACGGACTACGACACCTGGAAGGCGGCCTTCGACGCTCACGCACCGGCTCGCCGAAATGCGGGCATCATCGCCGCCCACATCAATCGCCATGCGGACGACCCGAACCGTCTGAGCGTCTACCTCGCTGGGGCCGACGCGGGCCCGATCGAGGCCTTCCTCTCGAGCCCGGCCTTGGCAACCGCGATGCGTGAAGCCGGGGTGAAGGGCCCGCCGCGCATCGCGATGGTGACTCCAGTCGAAGATCTGACGAACAAGGA
This window contains:
- a CDS encoding tetratricopeptide repeat protein codes for the protein MSESRWGLFLLLAAAPFIACGAGAENADARGAPPPPRPSGEPALYSDLHSPGPNPGPLGSAPACAPGAPCTPPIAASGTPNSAPPPTPPPEPPRAGKMPGGLSRGTGDALDAELFEGDKAYVNDQLALAKQHFTKAKKLAPKDPAPEIGLVRVLLAESGVATDFAVAPKDKRILALEKRVSAVIKANADYGPARVDRGRLLLILGQADKALAELEKAVGLEPNDPEAHSALGVALLATGKAEQALARFRRAAELDRDNPARLGNLGTALMMRGQVEDAIKAYERAAALAPNDARARGDLGTAYLAANKPDLALPHLEAAVKLAPDRATFLSNLGYAMQQRGQLDKAIATYRLALKKDSKLGSAWINLGTALAQKGELDEAEAAFKKAAAIDPSDPRVKANVAELEELRKKSKKP
- a CDS encoding M23 family metallopeptidase, producing the protein MKHFCGFGLMLVLAGCSASEPPGDHAADDDLLQEVGEAVTCGPSLQRYPVAGPHNGGYDANALNYTCPAHPGSSPDNSDYIGGSHYGNDIFGPKGTPIVAPVNGTIVKAGWNTVGGNRVTVQDGCGWSYYHAHLTTIAVSEGQKVSAGQVIGTLGNTGSASGTSPHLHFSIYPGVYEQGIDPFPHLQAVDHTSCPQQCKPHCEGSKIVSADCGVGDCGVYGATCVDDAKGVRCASVFCPAVGQKKVCVNDKLIGDCNDGAISTGDCSVYGAGCVSDAKGARCVVVFCLDKPTVAHDVCLPDGQLAHCNDLGGITTEKCPASAPCTQGGGSAQCGAPKPSPGGGGASGASGSAGAAGDDGSGGAGGASGGASGGSGGKAGGAGAASGGSAAISPKSGTTELDEGCSVTGPGQRRSSKGWLVLAGLLAAVRRRDRGGAPGVGAEHG
- a CDS encoding MarR family transcriptional regulator; its protein translation is MRSSPKPSLAEQPELDSIVEAILYLYTESRRITKDVAARHGVTGPQLAVVKMLEPVGKLSLSELSWKIRARNSTVTGIIDRMEREGLVERRRSEDDRRVIHITLTRKGHRLAADIPVEPVQIFRQILGELSARDAAELSRILTRLARRVRELVEEKGETV
- a CDS encoding 3-keto-5-aminohexanoate cleavage protein, whose protein sequence is MSTSRDKGTRDPDICVVTCALTGVLANRSQCPGIPYTPAEIGEEARRAYEAGASVVHIHARNDDGSPTFSPAVFANIRKEVRARSPIILNYSTGTMSDDVSEQSTYIRETRPEIAALNMGTMNYSKYSAKRKDFVFDMVFPNTYEKIIKLLSAMNEAGVKPELECFDSGHTHGVWPLVDMGVLKPPLQYSFIVNVLGGIPPLVESLQLQSKLTVPGSEWEVIGISHGHWKMLATALVLGGNIRTGLEDHLYLPNGEMAKSNGDMVETAVGLVRTVGRRPATVDEARQILNLSRVS
- a CDS encoding enoyl-CoA hydratase/isomerase family protein, with the translated sequence MEAREYKTLLVASDGGVATVTLNRPERRNAIGTQMVNELVWALDDARDDESVRSVVLTGAGNSFCAGGDFQQMTAGSEAGELPFKGDYKDLLLRLWRGDKPTIARVNGHAMGGGLGLVAACTFAVAASDAKLGTPEIKVGLFPFMIMALLERLMGRRALVEMMLSGKHMSGDEAARLGLVNKAVPAAELDAAVAEYTTMLGQKSPNTLRLGLTALRDTEEMTLDEKLPVLEQRLHECLATDDAREGLMAFLQKREPSWTGR